The proteins below are encoded in one region of Anoplopoma fimbria isolate UVic2021 breed Golden Eagle Sablefish chromosome 19, Afim_UVic_2022, whole genome shotgun sequence:
- the si:ch211-256a21.4 gene encoding uncharacterized protein si:ch211-256a21.4, translating into MKLLELSDSISRFRFFQSCVGFTGCLCVCYAVWTPFWLKDRGLWTEWNNTNSDQTTHKDNIIFNVLEAERVFGVLSSLMAVSTGALCLVFALCWKSETVRLFQHTLSPHGRTSPLPHHTAAAHPGLHRILLPPLLVSFHLSAP; encoded by the exons ATGAAGTTGCTGGAGCTGAGCGACTCCATCAGTCGCTTCAGGTTTTTTCAATCCTGTGTGGGGTTTACCGGTTGCCTGTGTGTCTGCTATGCAGTCTGGACACCGTTCTGGCTAAAGGACAGGGGACTCTGGACGGAGTGGAATAACACTAACAGTGACCAGACAACCCATAAAGATAACATTATCTTCAACG TGCTGGAAGCAGAGAGAGTATTCGGAGTTCTTTCCTCCCTCATGGCTGTGAGCACCGGTGCTCTGTGTCTGGTGTTTGCCCTCTGCTGGAAATCTGAGACTGTGCGCCTATTCCAACACACGCTCTCTCCTCATGGCAGGACAAGCCCTCTACCCcaccacactgctgctgctcacccTGGCCTCCACAG gattcttcttcctcctctgctggtCTCTTTTCACCTATCAGCACCATGA